The Planctomycetia bacterium DNA window AAGGGCCGTTCGAGCTGTGCCGTCTCGTGCATCCGCTGATGCGGGCGCGGGGCGGCGGCTCGATCATCAACATCAGCAGCATTGGCGGGCTGCGCCCGGAGCCGATGCTAGGCCTTTATAACGTCAGCAAGGCGGCGCTCTTGAGCCTGACACAGGCGATGGCGCGTGAATGGGGCGGCGATCAAATCCGCGTCAACGCGATCTGCCCTGGGCTGGTGCAGACGAAGTTCAGCGAAGCCCTCTGGCGCGACGAAGCGACGTTGCGCGGGTTCCTCGAGCGCGTGCCGTTGGGGCGGATGGCGCAATCCGAAGATATTGCACCGTTAGCGGTCTTCCTTGCTTCCCCAGCCAGCGGTTATTGCACCGGCGCGATCTTTACGATCGACGGCGGATTGACGATTTGACGCCGAATTATTTGTCGGGCGTGGCGTCCCCCTTGAGCGACCAGCCGACCGGCTGCGTCCAGGCCTGTTGCAGTTGTCCTGCGAGCGACGGATCAGGATGCGGCACGCTCGATGTGACAATCGCGCGAATGTAAAGTTCTTCGCCCGTGAGTTGATAGCTGGGGTTGGTTCCCGTTGCTTCGGCGAATGTGCGGCCGATTTCCGATGAATACTTCTTAGTGGTATCGAGCGCCGCGCCGGCGCCGTCCGTGCGTTCTTTTCCGTCGAGTAATGCATCGCGCGGCGTCCCGACGAAGCGCGTCGTGAACACCGCATCTCCTTGCGGCTCGATTTCCAGGCTCAGCGTGCGCGTTGATGCATCGTACTGGAAGTCGCGCAGCGTGACTCCGGTCGACGCATAGAAATCGCCGGCCTTGATCGCGCGGATCAACGAGTCCGGTGTGAGATGCCGCGCGCGGACCATGATCCAACCGCGGCCAGGGCGCTGCTCTTGGGCTCCGTCGTAATGATGACTGTCGTCCGTGGCCAGGCCCATCAGGGGAGCCGCGTTGAGTTCCGCGATGCGCAGGGTGTTGGCGATGTCCCAGATTTCCTCCATGCCGGCGCGATGCTCGTCACCGTCGTTGTTGACGCCCGTGTGCCCGTTGTAGACCTCGACGAAGCGCTCGTTGATCACC harbors:
- a CDS encoding glucose 1-dehydrogenase, with protein sequence MSNSLLAGFDLNGKVALVTGASKGIGAAIAQGLATCGALVVVSSRKQDAVEAVAAEIRTQGGKAEAIAAHAGDPAQLRSLVDACTERCGGVDILVNNAATNPKFGPLLDQNLDVFEKTLAVNLKGPFELCRLVHPLMRARGGGSIINISSIGGLRPEPMLGLYNVSKAALLSLTQAMAREWGGDQIRVNAICPGLVQTKFSEALWRDEATLRGFLERVPLGRMAQSEDIAPLAVFLASPASGYCTGAIFTIDGGLTI